A stretch of Bubalus bubalis isolate 160015118507 breed Murrah chromosome 19, NDDB_SH_1, whole genome shotgun sequence DNA encodes these proteins:
- the ROPN1L gene encoding ropporin-1-like protein, giving the protein MPLPDTMFCAQQIHIPPELPDILKQFTKAAIRTQPADVLQWSAGYFSALSRGDPLPVKDRIEMPMATQKTDTGLTQGLLKVLHKQCSHKEYVDLADLEQKWKNLCLPVEKFRALLQLDPCEDKIEWIKFLALGCSMLGGSLNTAMKHLCEILTTDPEGGPARIPFGTFSYVYRYLSGLDSDIPESDTEAYLSSLKENAAARKNGMIGLSDFFVLKRKI; this is encoded by the exons ATGCCGCTTCCCGACACGATGTTCTGCGCGCAGCAGATCCACATCCCCCCTGAACTGCCGGACATCCTGAAGCAGTTCACCAAGGCTGCGATCCGCACCCAGCCCGCCGACGTGCTCCAGTGGTCCGCGGG GTATTTTTCAGCTTTGTCAAGAGGAGATCCACTGCCTGTGAAGGACAGAATCGAAATGCCCATGGCCACTCAGAAAACAGACACAGGCCTGACTCAAGGACTCCTTAAAGTTTTGCATAAGCAG tGTAGCCACAAGGAATATGTGGACTTAGCAGATCTTgagcagaaatggaaaaatttgtGCCTGCCTGTAGAAAAATTCAGAGCTCTCCTGCAGCTGGATCCTTGCGAAGACAAAATCGAGTGGATAAAATTTTTAGCACTTGGATGCAGCATGCTTGGTGGG TCACTGAACACTGCGATGAAGCACCTCTGCGAGATCCTGACCACGGATCCCGAGGGCGGGCCCGCGCGCATCCCTTTCGGGACCTTCTCCTACGTCTACCGCTACCTGTCGGGGCTCGACTCGGACATCCCTGAGTCGGACACCGAGGCCTACCTCTCCTCGCTGAAGGAGAACGC AGCTGCTAGAAAGAATGGTATGATAGGTCTTTCAGATTTCTTCGTTCTAAagaggaaaatttag